Proteins co-encoded in one Yamadazyma tenuis chromosome 1, complete sequence genomic window:
- the SSH4 gene encoding Rsp5p-dependent ubiquitination, sorting of cargo proteins at the multivesicular body (COG:U; EggNog:ENOG503NX53) has protein sequence MSDASTPTTLLVVFLVCSFCALLIAVIVIYKCAGADSTRGYVRVGNIIVDNTNLPTEFLNDEEALVGLSEEYDFKRLSPEEQSSFLRGEQFTRDNPPEFHNTRGRSISREDEIIIKERGVNAFEFEQDADSLQPRYIVEDKTEINFLDNNSPYSTATSVLNYSLPVKNRSFSDCIYFETKVFEYSNAGNPNAHFSIGLVTKPYPAGFRLPGYNNFSIAYESTGNLKINKPFPTPLQQHWGEQSFYNALVLPPLLQSDIVGFGYHVLTGTVFITRNGKKLMDVMKGLFVDMYPAIGCFSTNAKFQVNLGQLGFVWIEANVKKYGFISTSDYKRIRGDRGLASLPQYGTSSSLRGDQLLDKGDELPPKYPEDELDFFGRSRNLIASSSKHGNINDFDEKDDAECKSKITHEPEEIMDLRERLYEQNITFESDSSQQSDAERSPLLETSPLLAKSPNYGSSKENSKSSEDISSSRVLNSSWEGTPTGIASSQEIANPQLEGSSHSHTQNRSNNVKNKKKKKSKKSHRK, from the coding sequence ATGTCAGATGCAAGTACTCCAACGACTCTCTTGGTTGTGTTTTTGGTATGTTCGTTCTGTGCACTTTTGATAGCAGTTATTGTTATATACAAGTGTGCTGGTGCTGATTCAACCAGAGGATACGTTAGAGTCGGCAATATCATTGTTGATAACACTAACTTACCCACagagttcttgaatgacGAAGAGGCATTGGTAGGATTGTCCGAAGAGTATGATTTCAAAAGACTTTCACCTGAAGAACAGTCTTCTTTCCTTAGAGGAGAGCAGTTTACACGAGATAATCCACCTGAATTTCATAACACTAGAGGAAGATCGATCTCAAGAGAGGATGAGATCATAATCAAGGAGAGAGGTGTAAATGcatttgaatttgaacaagatgCTGATAGTTTACAACCTCGAtacattgttgaagataaaACCGAGATCAACTTTCTTGATAACAACTCCCCGTACTCCACTGCCACAAGTGTATTGAATTACAGCTTGCCTGTAAAAAACAGATCCTTCTCCGATTGCATATactttgaaaccaaagtGTTTGAATACTCCAACGCTGGTAATCCTAATGCACATTTTTCCATAGGTCTCGTGACGAAACCATATCCAGCAGGTTTTAGATTACCGGGTTACAACAATTTTTCCATAGCGTACGAAAGTACAggtaacttgaagataaaTAAGCCGTTCCCTACCCCTCTACAGCAACATTGGGGAGAACAGAGCTTTTATAATGCATTGGTACTTCCTCCATTATTACAGAGTGATattgttggatttggcTACCACGTCTTGACTGGAACCGTCTTCATAACCCGAAACGGgaaaaagttgatggaCGTAATGAAAggtttgtttgtggatatgTACCCAGCAATCGGATGTTTTCTGACTAATGCCAAGTTCCAGGTGAATTTGGGGCAATTAGGATTTGTTTGGATCGAAGCCAACGTCAAGAAATACGGATTCATTTCTACTAGTGACTACAAAAGAATCAGAGGAGATAGAGGACTTGCATCATTACCTCAGTATGGGACCTCGTCAAGCCTAAGAGGAGATCAACTCTTGGACAAGGGTGATGAGCTTCCTCCAAAATATCCTGAAGATGAACTCGATTTCTTTGGTCGGTCTCGTAATCTCATtgcttcatcttccaaacaTGGAAATATTAACGATTTTGATGAGAAGGATGATGCTGAATGCAAGTCCAAGATCACGCATGAGCCTGAGGAAATCATGGATTTGAGAGAGAGATTGTATGAGCAGAATATAACATTTGAATCAGATTCCAGCCAACAGTCTGACGCAGAAAGGTCTCCTCTTTTAGAGACTTCCCCTTTGTTAGCCAAGTCTCCTAACTACGGCAGCAGCAAAGAAAACCTGAAATCTTCCGAAGATATAAGCTCATCGCGAGTGTTGAACTCGTCCTGGGAAGGTACCCCCACAGGCATAGCATCATCACAGGAGATAGCCAACCCACAACTAGAAGGAAGTTCGCATAGTCATACCCAAAATAGAAGTAACAATgtgaagaacaaaaagaagaaaaagctGAAAAAGTCACACCGGAAGTAG
- a CDS encoding uncharacterized protein (COG:J,U; EggNog:ENOG503NV3V; BUSCO:EOG092629WJ) encodes MGKRKTKSKTSDDRRKKLKQDADSQLDNGVFSESVHQGPDLDIDQEADWETAEQSYELKPRSAKHKDVVEGLPIKRSDGTVERTQREQTVPESDDEEQELQAPAQPEEKEESEDEFNDSSLSPRERLVKIKEEVAELAARLMEDPEENTACLTRLRKMSKSKNFVVSQLAIISLVPVFKSLAPGYKIRQLTDAEKREKVSKEVARLRQFEQSLIYNYKLFVDHLGDLGRITRSNSMNNKNITENQVKLGQLALKVCCEMASSALKFFNNRNELLTIIVKRLNKKPQDIEDHRVFTKCIRLLESLLAEDKEHGELSHDLTNILCKTITEKKYRVDESVLNIFLSLSVLDDYNPSEGGRRSAPKLKKKDRVHLSKKQRKSRKEMKEIEEELEKAKQTITAEEREKFQAKILQRLLKLYLEILKVGASSVDEKNDAGLLMAAVLEGLSKFGKMANFDLLGDFLEVLREIMTDIVSSNSLTNEDDADEIYEEGECGLFDSRQIRTILLCIMTSFQLTLNHLTVGKLPISIDLSRFVSTMYLILSDLALDCELEFSSKSLRLLDPLSNSENLEKPSVNVSTKSELLLNCLDSIFFRSRNGSVSRSVSFTKRLYLSILHTPEKTSLATLKFIGKLVNKYGESLKGLWNTEERISGEGSYQLGIEIQREVELERCNSSAATLWENVLLDKHYSPMVRDGARSLMKLSKVNDRKV; translated from the coding sequence ATGGGGAAGAGGAAGACTAAATCCAAAACCAGTGACGACCGGAGAAAGAAGCTCAAACAAGATGCAGATTCTCAACTAGACAATGGAGTCTTCTCTGAAAGTGTGCATCAAGGTCCTGATTTAGACATAGATCAAGAGGCAGATTGGGAAACGGCCGAGCAGAGCTATGAATTAAAGCCCAGATCAGCTAAACACAAAGACGTAGTGGAAGGTTTGCCAATCAAGCGACTGGATGGTACAGTGGAAAGAACGCAAAGAGAGCAAACAGTTCCTGAATCTGATGACGAAGAGCAAGAGTTACAAGCTCCAGCACAACCTGaggaaaaggaagaaagtgaagatgaatttAACGACTCGAGTCTTTCACCACGGGAAAGATTGGTTAAGATCAAGGAGGAAGTAGCAGAGTTGGCAGCTCGGTTAATGGAGGACCCAGAAGAAAATACTGCCTGCTTGACGAGACTCAGAAAAATGTCTAAATCGAAGAACTTTGTGGTTAGTCAATTGGCTATCATTTCGTTGGTTCCTGTGTTCAAGAGTTTGGCACCTGGGTATAAAATTCGACAATTGACGGATGCAGAGAAGAGAGAAAAGGTCAGTAAGGAAGTTGCCAGGTTGagacaatttgaacaatcGTTGATATACAATTATAAATTGTTCGTTGACCATTTAGGTGACTTAGGAAGGATCACTAGGCTGAACTCCATGAATAATAAGAATATCACAGAAAATCAAGTGAAGCTTGGACAGTTAGCATTGAAAGTCTGCTGTGAAATGGCTTCTTCGGccttgaagtttttcaacaaccgTAACGAGTTATTGACAATTATTGTCAAGagattgaacaagaagccACAAGATATAGAAGACCACAGAGTTTTTACCAAGTGCATCAGGTTATTGGAACTGTTACTTGCTGAAGATAAAGAACACGGAGAATTATCTCACGATTTGACTAATATCTTATGTAAAACAATTACTGAAAAGAAGTATAGAGTCGATGAGTCGGTGCTCAATATCtttttatcattatcaGTATTGGATGATTACAACCCTTCGGAGGGAGGCAGAAGGTCGGCTCCAaagctcaagaagaaggacaGGGTTCATTTGTCTAAGAAGCAACGAAAATCTAGGAAGGAAATGAAGGAAATTgaggaagaattggaaaaggcTAAACAGACCATTACCGctgaagaaagagaaaagttCCAGGCGAAGATTTTGCAGAGGTTATTGAAGTTATATTTGGAGATCTTAAAGGTAGGTGCCTCCTCAGTGGATGAAAAGAATGACGCAGGTCTCTTAATGGCAGCTGTGCTTGAAGGGTTATCTAAATTTGGGAAAATGGCCAATTTTGACTTGTTGGGTGATTTTTTGGAAGTTTTACGGGAAATAATGACGGATATTGTGAGTAGCAATTCTTTGACCAACGAAGACGATGCAGACGAAATATACGAAGAAGGCGAATGTGGTCTCTTCGATTCAAGACAAATAAGAACCATCTTGCTTTGTATCATGACGTCTTTCCAACTTACATTAAATCATCTTACAGTCGGTAAATTGCCTATATCTATAGATTTGTCCCGGTTTGTTTCAACCATGTACCTTATTTTATCTGATTTGGCATTGGACTGTGAGCTCGAGTTTAGTTCCAAGTCTTTAAGACTATTGGACCCATTGTCAAACTCTGAGAATCTTGAGAAGCCATCTGTGAACGTTTCGACGAAGTCAGAGTTGCTTCTTAATTGTCTTGACTCAATTTTTTTCCGGTCTAGAAATGGAAGTGTATCAAGAAGCGTGAGTTTTACTAAACGGCTCTACTTATCTATCCTTCATACACCAGAAAAGACGTCTTTGGCTACCCTCAAGTTCATTGGAAAGCTTGTCAATAAGTATGGTGAGAGTTTGAAAGGCTTATGGAACACAGAAGAGAGAATCAGTGGCGAAGGTTCATACCAGCTTGGAATTGAAATACAGAGAGAGGTGGAGTTAGAAAGATGTAACTCATCAGCCGCTACTCTTTGGGAAAATGTGTTATTGGATAAGCATTATTCACCCATGGTGCGAGATGGAGCTCGATCGCTTATGAAACTTAGTAAAGTCAACGATCGGAAGGTGTAG
- the ERG5 gene encoding RNA polymerase C-22 sterol desaturase (COG:Q; EggNog:ENOG503NVJI), which translates to MSVNATSAIGDELSVINAKFLWTSATDYFAQVSTLQWIVTTLVLLLTFEQVNYLMKKGSIAGPALKIWPIIGPFLESLDPKFDEYKAKWDSGDLSCVAVFHKFVVIASTRELSRKILSSPKYLKPCLVDVAIKILRPSNWVFLDGQAHVDYRKSLNGLFTTKALEDYIPIQEKYMERYLSQYVEYEGARQFFPEFRELLCALSLRTFCGDYINDEQIKMIADNYFKITSALELVNFPIIIPYTKTWYGKKIADDTMKIFEKCADKAKIDIIENNRKPSSLMEKWIFSMKEAKSGDQSNEETKLLSRDFTSREISEAIFTFLFASQDASSSLACWLFQIVADRPDVAQKIREEQLKVRNNDLSARLDLDLIGQMNYTSNVVKECLRYRPPVLMVPYLAKENFPITKDYTVPKGSMIIPSFYPALHDPEVYPDPDEFIPDRWYNATDEMTKRNWLVFGYGSHACIGKNYVLTLFTGMLGKFLLYADLIHHKTELSEEIKVFATIFPKDDLILEWKKRDPLQV; encoded by the coding sequence ATGAGTGTTAATGCTACTAGCGCTATTGGAGATGAGCTCTCTGTTATCAATGcaaagtttttgtggaCTTCAGCCACCGACTACTTCGCTCAAGTTTCCACTTTGCAGTGGATCGTTACAACCCTTGTTTTGCTTTTGACTTTCGAGCAGGTTAACTATCTTATGAAAAAAGGAAGTATTGCTGGCCCAGCTTTAAAGATATGGCCCATTATTGGTCCGTTCTTAGAGTCATTAGACCCTAAATTTGATGAATACAAGGCAAAATGGGACTCTGGTGATTTGTCTTGTGTAGCTGTTTTCCATAAATTTGTGGTTATTGCTTCTACCAGGGAattatcaagaaagatCTTGAGCTCTCCAAAGTACCTCAAACCGTGTTTGGTGGATGTGGCTATTAAGATTTTAAGACCTTCCAACTGGGTCTTCTTGGATGGACAAGCTCATGTTGATTACAGAAAATCCTTGAATGGGTTGTTTACTACCAAGGCATTGGAGGACTATATTCCAATCCAAGAAAAGTATATGGAACGTTACTTGAGTCAATACGTAGAATACGAAGGTGCAAGACAATTTTTCCCTGAATTCAGAGAATTATTGTGTGCTTTGTCGTTGAGAACGTTCTGTGGTGATTACATTAATGATGAACAAATTAAAATGATCGCTGACAACTATTTCAAAATCACTTCTGCTTTGgagttggtcaacttcCCTATCATCATTCCCTACACTAAAACTTGGTACGGTAAAAAGATTGCCGACGACACCATGAAGATTTTTGAAAAGTGTGCTGATAAAGCCAAAATTGATattattgaaaacaatCGTAAACCTCTGTCCTTAATGGAAAAGTGgattttttcaatgaaagaAGCTAAGAGTGGTGACCAGTCTAATGAAGAGACTAAATTGTTGAGTAGAGACTTCACTTCGAGAGAAATCTCTGAAGCTATTTTCACGTTTTTGTTTGCTTCCCAAGATGCCTcgtcttctttggcttgTTGGTTATTCCAAATTGTTGCTGATAGACCAGATGTTGCTCAAAAGATTAGAGAAGAGCAATTAAAGGTCAGAAACAACGATTTGAGCGCTAGATTGGACTTGGATCTCATTGGACAAATGAACTACACTAGTAACGTTGTTAAGGAATGTCTTAGATACAGACCACCCGTTCTCATGGTTCCATACTTAGCTAAAGAAAACTTCCCAATCACAAAAGACTACACTGTTCCAAAGGGCTCGATGATTATTCCATCGTTTTACCCAGCCTTACACGATCCAGAAGTCTACCCTGATCCAGATGAATTCATCCCTGATAGATGGTACAATGCTACTGATGAGATGACTAAACGTAACTGGTTGGTGTTTGGATACGGTTCTCATGCATGCATTGGTAAGAACTATGTATTGACATTATTCACTGGTATGTTGGGtaagtttttgttgtatGCTGATTTGATTCACCACAAGACTGAATTGTCAGAGGAGATAAAAGTTTTCGCAACCATTTTTCCAAAGGATGATTTAATCTTGGAATGGAAAAAGAGAGACCCATTGCAAGTCTAA
- the GND1 gene encoding phosphogluconate dehydrogenase (decarboxylating) gnd1 (BUSCO:EOG09261W3X; EggNog:ENOG503NVGP; COG:G) — protein MSAPTGDIGLIGLAVMGQNLILNAADHGFTVVAYNRTVSKVDEFLDNEAKGKSIIGAHSIEELCANLKRPRRIILLVKAGKPVDAFIEQLLPHLEKGDIIIDGGNSHFPDSNRRYTELNEKGILFVGSGVSGGEEGARYGPSLMPGGHKDAWPHIKEIFQSIAAKSDGEPCCDWVGDAGAGHYVKMVHNGIEYGDMQLICEAYDLMKRVGGFTNKEMGDVLAKWNKGVLDSFLIEITRDILYFNDPTDNTPLLEKILDTAGQKGTGKWTAINALDLGMPVTLIGEAVFSRCLSALKDERITASKKLTGPSPITITDKQQFVDDLEQALYASKIISYAQGFMLIREAAREYGWKLNNPAIALMWRGGCIIRSVFLGEITSAFRENPDLENLLFHPFFNKAITKAQSGWRATIGKAVTSGVPVPAFTTALSFYDGYRSETLPANLLQAQRDYFGAHTFKVLPGKENDFLKKDEWIHVNWTGRGGNISASTYDA, from the exons ATGTCTGCTCCAAC TGGTGATATTGGTTTGATTGGTTTGGCCGTCATGGGtcaaaacttgattttAAATGCTGCTGACCACGGTTTCACTGTCGTGGCCTACAACAGAACTGTCTCTAAGGTCGATGAATTCTTGGATAACGAAGCCAAGGGTAAGTCTATCATTGGTGCTCACTCTATTGAAGAGTTATGcgccaacttgaagaggccaagaagaattatCTTGTTGGTCAAGGCTGGTAAGCCAGTCGATGCTTTTATTGAGCAATTGTTGCCACACTTGGAAAAGGGAGACATCATCATTGACGGTGGTAACTCTCACTTCCCAGACTCCAACAGAAGATACACTGAATTGAACGAAAAGGGTATCTTGTTCGTTGGTTCTGGTGTTTccggtggtgaagaagggGCTAGATATGGTCCATCTTTGATGCCAGGTGGTCACAAGGATGCTTGGCCTCATATCAAGGAAATTTTCCAAAGTATTGCTGCTAAATCCGACGGTGAACCATGTTGTGACTGGGTTGGTGACGCCGGTGCAGGTCATTACGTGAAGATGGTCCACAACGGTATCGAATATGGTGATATGCAATTGATTTGTGAAGCTTAtgacttgatgaagagaGTCGGTGGTTTCACTAATAAAGAAATGGGTGATGTTTTGGCCAAATGGAACAAGGGTGTTTTGGACTCTTTCTTGATCGAAATTACAAGAGACATTTTGTACTTTAATGACCCAACTGATAACACCCCattgttggaaaagatcttggacaCTGCTGGTCAAAAGGGTACCGGTAAATGGACTGCCATCAACGCTTTGGATTTGGGAATGCCAGTCACTTTAATTGGTGAAGCCGTTTTCTCTAGATGTCTTTCTGCCTTGAAGGATGAAAGAATCACTGCTTCCAAGAAGTTAACCGGTCCATCTCCAATCACTATCACCGACAAGCAAcagtttgttgatgactTGGAACAAGCTTTGTACGCTTCCAAGATTATCTCTTACGCCCAAGGTTTCATGTTGATCAGAGAAGCAGCTAGAGAATACGGCTGGAAATTGAACAACCCAGCCATCGCTTTGATGTGGAGAGGTGGATGTATTATCAGATCTGTTTTCTTAGGTGAAATCACTTCTGCTTTCAGAGAAAACCCAGACTTagaaaacttgttgttcCATCCATTCTTTAACAAGGCTATCACCAAGGCCCAATCTGGATGGAGAGCAACCATTGGTAAGGCTGTTACTTCTGGTGTTCCAGTTCCAGCTTTCACCACTGCTTTGTCTTTCTACGATGGTTACAGATCTGAAACTTTACCAGCTAACTTGTTGCAAGCTCAAAGAGATTACTTCGGTGCTCACACCTTCAAGGTTTTGCCAGGTAAGGAAAacgacttcttgaagaaggacGAATGGATCCACGTTAACTGGACTGGTAGAGGTGGTAACATCTCTGCTTCTACTTACGACGCTTAA
- the MET3 gene encoding Sulfate adenylyltransferase (EggNog:ENOG503NUAT; COG:H) — MILQPHGGVLQDLVLRDAGIKQRLINEIASEGYKKYILTDRQLCDLELILNGGFSPLTGFLNEDDYNSVVNHMRLASVKNEEGRGLLWPIPITLDVDESFAKTVKVGEKLVLTDLRDDNSLALLTIESIYKPNKQLEAEKVFRGDPEHPAVKYLFNTAGDIYIGGSIQGLSFPKHYDYVEIRTNPTELREQFQKAGWNTGNHKTVAFQTRNPMHRAHRELTIRAAKDLGEDGHILIHPVVGLTKPGDIDHHTRVKVYKQILKKFPENLANLSLLPLAMRMGGDKEALWHALIRQNYGVDHFIVGRDHAGPGKNSQGVDFYGPYDAQDLLDSVKDELPITIVPFRMVTYLPEEDRYAPIDTIDLKTTKTANISGTELRQKLRDGSEIPEWFSYPEVVQILRSTNPPRKQQGFVIIFNNGKGLKQSDYISFGFQSVLNELNSNRRITKLVDNNDPFIINELVKAGSGVLVLSSNIDEITTTVGASNSVVVNVDEKEDKENHFNLNSNERDFSEFIATVIDYLRKQDFL, encoded by the coding sequence ATGATTCTTCAACCCCACGGTGGTGTATTACAAGACTTAGTTCTCAGAGATGCTGGTATCAAGCAAAGGTTAATCAACGAGATTGCTTCTGAGGGCTACAAGAAGTATATTTTGACGGACAGACAATTATGTGACTTGGAATTGATCTTAAATGGTGGATTCAGCCCTTTAACTGGCTTTTTGAACGAAGATGATTACAACTCGGTTGTCAACCATATGAGATTGGCTTCTGTTAAGAATGAAGAAGGGAGAGGCTTATTATGGCCAATACCAATCACCTTAGATGTGGATGAATCTTTCGCTAAAACTGTTAaggttggtgaaaaattaGTCTTGACGGATTTAAGAGATGACAATAGTTTAGCGTTGTTAACCATTGAATCTATTTACAAACCAAATAAGCAACTCGAAGCTGAAAAGGTTTTCAGAGGAGACCCAGAACACCCTGCTGTTAAGtatttgttcaacaccgCTGGTGACATCTACATTGGTGGTTCTATTCAAGGTTTGAGCTTTCCTAAACATTATGATTATGTTGAAATCAGAACGAACCCTACCGAGTTGAGAGAGCAATTTCAGAAAGCTGGTTGGAATACTGGAAATCACAAAACTGTGGCATTCCAAACTAGAAATCCTATGCATAGAGCTCACAGAGAATTGACCATTAGAGCTGCTAAGGATTTGGGTGAAGATGGTCACATTTTGATTCATCCAGTTGTGGGCTTAACTAAACCTGGAGATATTGATCACCATACTAGAGTCAAAGTCTACAAgcaaatcttgaaaaagttccCAGAAAACTTAGCTAATTTATCTTTATTGCCGTTAGCCATGAGGATGGGAGGTGACAAAGAAGCGTTATGGCACGCTTTGATTAGACAAAATTACGGTGTTGACCACTTTATTGTTGGAAGAGACCATGCTGGACCTGGTAAAAACTCCCAAGGTGTTGACTTCTATGGTCCTTATGATGCTCAAGATTTGTTGGACTCTGTAAAAGATGAATTACCCATCACGATTGTTCCTTTCCGAATGGTCACATACTTACCAGAGGAAGATAGGTATGCTCCAATTGACAccattgacttgaagaCTACCAAGACTGCTAATATATCTGGAACTGAATTGAGGCAAAAATTGAGAGACGGTAGTGAAATCCCAGAGTGGTTTTCGTATCCagaagttgttcaaatctTGAGATCCACCAATCCTCCAAGAAAACAACAAGGTTTTGTTATTATATTCAACAACGGTAAAGGATTGAAACAATCTGATTATATTTCCTTCGGATTTCAATCTGTTCTTAATGAATTAAATTCTAACAGAAGAATTACCAAATTGGTCGACAATAATGACCCTTTCATAATCAATGAATTGGTCAAAGCTGGATCTGGTGTCCTTGTTTTATCTTCTAACATCGATGAAATCACTACTACAGTTGGTGCCTCTAACTCTGTTGTTGTTAACGTGGATGAGAAGGAAGACAAGGAGAATcatttcaacttgaattcCAACGAAAGAGACTTTTCCGAATTCATCGCTACTGTCATTGACTACTTGAGAAAACAAGACTTCTTGTAA